The Syngnathus scovelli strain Florida chromosome 13, RoL_Ssco_1.2, whole genome shotgun sequence genome has a window encoding:
- the enc1 gene encoding ectoderm-neural cortex protein 1, whose protein sequence is MKMSVCVHENRKSRASTGSMNIYLFHKSSYADSVLMHLNSLRQQRLFTDVLLHAGSRSFPCHRAVLAACSRYFEAMFSGGLRESQASEVDFHDSVHPEVLELLLDYAYTSRVVINEENAESLLEAGDMLEFQDIRDACAEFLERNLHPSNCLGMLLLSDAHQCTKLSELSWSMCLSNFPAICKTEDFLQLPKDMVVQLLSHEELETEDERLVYEAALNWINYDLERRHCDLPELLGTVRLALLPAIFLMENVSTEELINAQAGSKELVDQAIRCKLRILQNDGVVNSQCARPRKTSHALFLLGGQTFMCDKLYLVDQKAKEIIPKADIPSPRKEFSACAIACKVYITGGRGSENGVSKDVWVYDTVHEEWSKAAPMLIARFGHGSAELKHCLYVVGGHTAATGCLPASPSVSLKQVEQFDPAANKWTMVAPLREGVSNAAVVSVKLKLFAFGGTSVTHDKLPKVQCYDPQENRWTVPASCPQPWRYTAAAVLGNQIFVMGGDTEFSACSAYKFSSESYQWTKVGDVTAKRMSCQAVASGNKLYVVGGYFGTQRCKTLDCYDPTLDAWNSITTVPYSLIPTAFVSTWKHLPA, encoded by the coding sequence ATGAAAATGTCCGTGTGCGTCCATGAGAACCGGAAGTCCCGGGCCAGCACCGGATCCATGAACATCTACCTGTTCCACAAGTCGTCGTACGCCGACAGCGTGCTCATGCATCTCAACTCCCTGCGGCAGCAGCGTCTGTTCACCGACGTGCTTCTCCACGCCGGCAGCCGCTCCTTCCCGTGCCACCGCGCCGTCCTCGCCGCCTGCAGCCGCTACTTCGAGGCCATGTTCAGCGGCGGGCTACGCGAGAGCCAGGCCAGCGAGGTAGACTTCCACGACTCGGTCCACCCGGAGGTGCTGGAGCTGCTGCTGGACTACGCGTACACGTCGCGGGTGGTCATCAACGAGGAGAACGCTGAGTCGCTGCTGGAGGCCGGCGACATGCTGGAGTTTCAAGACATCCGCGACGCCTGCGCAGAGTTCCTGGAGAGGAACCTTCACCCGTCCAACTGCCTGGGAATGCTGCTGCTCTCCGACGCCCACCAGTGCACCAAGCTGTCGGAGCTCTCCTGGAGCATGTGCCTCAGCAACTTCCCCGCCATTTGCAAGACGGAGGACTTCCTACAGCTGCCCAAAGACATGGTGGTGCAGCTTTTGTCCCACGAAGAGCTGGAGACCGAGGACGAGCGGCTGGTATACGAAGCCGCCCTGAACTGGATCAACTACGACCTGGAGAGGCGCCACTGCGACCTCCCGGAACTCCTCGGGACGGTCCGCCTGGCCCTGCTGCCGGCCATCTTTCTGATGGAGAACGTCTCCACCGAGGAGCTGATCAACGCCCAGGCCGGGAGCAAGGAGCTGGTGGACCAGGCCATCCGCTGTAAGTTGAGGATCCTGCAGAATGACGGCGTGGTCAACAGTCAGTGCGCCCGCCCCCGCAAGACCAGCCACGCCCTCTTCCTCCTCGGCGGCCAAACCTTCATGTGCGACAAGTTGTATCTGGTGGACCAGAAGGCCAAGGAGATCATTCCCAAGGCAGACATTCCCAGCCCGAGGAAGGAATTCAGCGCCTGCGCCATCGCCTGTAAGGTCTACATCACGGGGGGGCGGGGCTCGGAAAACGGCGTCTCCAAAGACGTCTGGGTCTACGACACGGTCCACGAGGAATGGTCCAAAGCGGCACCCATGCTCATCGCCAGGTTCGGCCACGGCTCGGCCGAACTCAAACACTGCCTGTATGTGGTCGGCGGTCACACGGCGGCCACCGGCTGCCTCCCCGCCTCGCCGTCCGTGTCGCTCAAACAAGTAGAGCAGTTCGACCCGGCGGCCAACAAGTGGACCATGGTGGCGCCCCTGAGGGAGGGCGTGAGCAACGCGGCTGTGGTCAGCGTCAAGCTCAAGCTCTTCGCCTTCGGTGGCACCAGCGTCACCCACGACAAGCTGCCCAAGGTCCAGTGCTACGACCCCCAGGAGAACCGCTGGACCGTGCCGGCCTCTTGCCCGCAGCCGTGGCGCtacaccgccgccgccgtcctGGGCAACCAGATCTTCGTCATGGGCGGCGACACCGAGTTCTCGGCGTGCTCGGCCTATAAGTTCAGCAGCGAGAGCTACCAGTGGACTAAGGTGGGCGACGTGACGGCCAAGCGCATGAGCTGCCAGGCGgtggcgtccgggaacaaactcTACGTGGTGGGGGGCTACTTTGGCACGCAGCGCTGCAAGACCTTGGACTGCTACGACCCCACGCTGGACGCGTGGAACAGCATCACCACGGTGCCGTactccctcatcccgaccgccttCGTCAGCACCTGGAAGCATCTGCCCGCCTGA
- the LOC125979302 gene encoding transcription factor 7-like 1-B isoform X2: protein MEKLREEFEQIVGELEWQDVADTLQELCSNIMCDPTNTPPPHPPLNPPPSPLYGGMSFDARPQPARFPPRLPFIPHAQLVPLPSMRYGPQFNPYLMHPYHLSRQAGSPFRLQYLPCQMTPQVVHSQPSFSYPTVPPQPKKSLPVVPLPEGATLHAVGMLNGEVLYAAVDASQAAPPPLPPPTTTCSSSLKTKRKRRRKPAGVKKPPNAFMCFLRERRPTLKNQLEQKDSVAVNKFLAQLATKKKRRPCDAAAASHEHRNAGDDAPASSGSSFVSSFSSSSSSLSSWLEAVISDSPAAPCATSPAPNKCPDSGDESDIEGMDAKLLHLLGCC from the exons ATGGAGAAGCTCAGGGAAGAGTTTGAGCAGATCGTAGGCGAGCTCGAGTGGCAGGATGTTGCCGACACCCTGCAAGAGTTGTGCTCCAACATCATGTGTGACCCCACCAACACGCCCCCCCCTCACCCGCCCTTGAACCCCCCACCGTCTCCCTTGTACGGCGGGATGTCGTTTGACGCCCGCCCTCAGCCGGCCCGCTTCCCTCCGCGCCTGCCGTTTATCCCGCACGCCCAGTTAGTGCCGCTTCCCAGTATGAGATACGGGCCGCAGTTCAACCCGTACCTCATGCACCCCTATCACCTCAGCCGCCAGGCGGGGTCTCCTTTCCGTCTCCAG TACTTACCCTGCCAGATGACGCCTCAGGTGGTCCACAGCCAGCCGTCCTTCAGCTACCCAACGGTGCCACCGCAGCCG AAAAAGAGCCTCCCTGTGGTGCCGCTTCCCGAAGGTGCCACGCTGCACGCCGTCGGGATGCT TAACGGCGAAGTGTTGTACGCGGCGGTGGACGCCTCTCAGGCCGcgccgcctcctcttcctccccccacgaccacctgctcctccag TCTTAAAACGAAGCGCAAGCGGCGACGCAAGCCGGCCGGGGTCAAAAAGCCGCCCAACGCCTTCATGTGCTTTCTCCGAGAGCGACGCCCGACGCTGAAGAACCAACTGGAGCAGAAGGACAGCGTGGCTGTCAACAAGTTCCTGGCACAGCTG gCCACCAAAAAGAAGAGGCGGCCCTGCGATGCCGCAGCCGCCAGCCACGAGCACAGGAACGCGGGCGATGACGCGCCCGCTTCCTCCGGCTCTTCTTTcgtctcctccttctcctcctcgtcctcctcgctCTCTTCGTGGCTCGAGGCCGTCATCTCCGACTCTCCCGCCGCACCGTGTGCCACCTCGCCCGCCCCCAACAAGTGTCCCGACTCGGGCGATGAATCTGACATCGAGGGCATGGACGCCAAGCTGCTGCACCTGCTCGGATGCTGTTAG
- the LOC125979302 gene encoding transcription factor 7-like 1-B isoform X3, with protein MATRFRKVGAELPAKSTSSQDRDHLTANCTNIDNSGQVVQYHQHARPTHKQLQSYLPCQMTPQVVHSQPSFSYPTVPPQPKKSLPVVPLPEGATLHAVGMLNGEVLYAAVDASQAAPPPLPPPTTTCSSSLKTKRKRRRKPAGVKKPPNAFMCFLRERRPTLKNQLEQKDSVAVNKFLAQLWTSLSKEQQAKYYEQAYVEKKLNEQLSSDGSSGSDKDDAATKKKRRPCDAAAASHEHRNAGDDAPASSGSSFVSSFSSSSSSLSSWLEAVISDSPAAPCATSPAPNKCPDSGDESDIEGMDAKLLHLLGCC; from the exons ATGGCGACCCGCTTCCGAAAGGTGGGGGCGGAGCTTCCAGCAAAGTCCACTTCATCGCAAGATCGAGACCACTTGACCGCAAACTGCACAAATATCGACAACAGTGGCCAAGTTGTGCAGTATCACCAGCACGCAAGACCGACTCATAAACAACTACAGTCG TACTTACCCTGCCAGATGACGCCTCAGGTGGTCCACAGCCAGCCGTCCTTCAGCTACCCAACGGTGCCACCGCAGCCG AAAAAGAGCCTCCCTGTGGTGCCGCTTCCCGAAGGTGCCACGCTGCACGCCGTCGGGATGCT TAACGGCGAAGTGTTGTACGCGGCGGTGGACGCCTCTCAGGCCGcgccgcctcctcttcctccccccacgaccacctgctcctccag TCTTAAAACGAAGCGCAAGCGGCGACGCAAGCCGGCCGGGGTCAAAAAGCCGCCCAACGCCTTCATGTGCTTTCTCCGAGAGCGACGCCCGACGCTGAAGAACCAACTGGAGCAGAAGGACAGCGTGGCTGTCAACAAGTTCCTGGCACAGCTG TGGACGTCGCTGAGCAAGGAGCAGCAGGCCAAATATTACGAACAGGCCTACGTGGAGAAGAAGCTGAACGAGCAGCTGTCCTCCGACGGCTCCAGCGGCAGCGACAAAGACGACGCC gCCACCAAAAAGAAGAGGCGGCCCTGCGATGCCGCAGCCGCCAGCCACGAGCACAGGAACGCGGGCGATGACGCGCCCGCTTCCTCCGGCTCTTCTTTcgtctcctccttctcctcctcgtcctcctcgctCTCTTCGTGGCTCGAGGCCGTCATCTCCGACTCTCCCGCCGCACCGTGTGCCACCTCGCCCGCCCCCAACAAGTGTCCCGACTCGGGCGATGAATCTGACATCGAGGGCATGGACGCCAAGCTGCTGCACCTGCTCGGATGCTGTTAG
- the LOC125979302 gene encoding transcription factor 7-like 1-B isoform X1, with amino-acid sequence MEKLREEFEQIVGELEWQDVADTLQELCSNIMCDPTNTPPPHPPLNPPPSPLYGGMSFDARPQPARFPPRLPFIPHAQLVPLPSMRYGPQFNPYLMHPYHLSRQAGSPFRLQYLPCQMTPQVVHSQPSFSYPTVPPQPKKSLPVVPLPEGATLHAVGMLNGEVLYAAVDASQAAPPPLPPPTTTCSSSLKTKRKRRRKPAGVKKPPNAFMCFLRERRPTLKNQLEQKDSVAVNKFLAQLWTSLSKEQQAKYYEQAYVEKKLNEQLSSDGSSGSDKDDAATKKKRRPCDAAAASHEHRNAGDDAPASSGSSFVSSFSSSSSSLSSWLEAVISDSPAAPCATSPAPNKCPDSGDESDIEGMDAKLLHLLGCC; translated from the exons ATGGAGAAGCTCAGGGAAGAGTTTGAGCAGATCGTAGGCGAGCTCGAGTGGCAGGATGTTGCCGACACCCTGCAAGAGTTGTGCTCCAACATCATGTGTGACCCCACCAACACGCCCCCCCCTCACCCGCCCTTGAACCCCCCACCGTCTCCCTTGTACGGCGGGATGTCGTTTGACGCCCGCCCTCAGCCGGCCCGCTTCCCTCCGCGCCTGCCGTTTATCCCGCACGCCCAGTTAGTGCCGCTTCCCAGTATGAGATACGGGCCGCAGTTCAACCCGTACCTCATGCACCCCTATCACCTCAGCCGCCAGGCGGGGTCTCCTTTCCGTCTCCAG TACTTACCCTGCCAGATGACGCCTCAGGTGGTCCACAGCCAGCCGTCCTTCAGCTACCCAACGGTGCCACCGCAGCCG AAAAAGAGCCTCCCTGTGGTGCCGCTTCCCGAAGGTGCCACGCTGCACGCCGTCGGGATGCT TAACGGCGAAGTGTTGTACGCGGCGGTGGACGCCTCTCAGGCCGcgccgcctcctcttcctccccccacgaccacctgctcctccag TCTTAAAACGAAGCGCAAGCGGCGACGCAAGCCGGCCGGGGTCAAAAAGCCGCCCAACGCCTTCATGTGCTTTCTCCGAGAGCGACGCCCGACGCTGAAGAACCAACTGGAGCAGAAGGACAGCGTGGCTGTCAACAAGTTCCTGGCACAGCTG TGGACGTCGCTGAGCAAGGAGCAGCAGGCCAAATATTACGAACAGGCCTACGTGGAGAAGAAGCTGAACGAGCAGCTGTCCTCCGACGGCTCCAGCGGCAGCGACAAAGACGACGCC gCCACCAAAAAGAAGAGGCGGCCCTGCGATGCCGCAGCCGCCAGCCACGAGCACAGGAACGCGGGCGATGACGCGCCCGCTTCCTCCGGCTCTTCTTTcgtctcctccttctcctcctcgtcctcctcgctCTCTTCGTGGCTCGAGGCCGTCATCTCCGACTCTCCCGCCGCACCGTGTGCCACCTCGCCCGCCCCCAACAAGTGTCCCGACTCGGGCGATGAATCTGACATCGAGGGCATGGACGCCAAGCTGCTGCACCTGCTCGGATGCTGTTAG